TTCAGAAACCTGAAGCAGCAATGATCAAACCCGGACAGAATGATTCTTGCAGAAGCAAGTACCGTCTGAGCCACACTCAAACAACTTGTGCTATTTGTCTCGACGATTTTGTTGTTGGGTCATCTACAGTCCGCGAATTGCCTTGTGGACATATATTTGACTCGGCGTGTATTGATCCATTCCTGACCCAGAACTGTTGCCTTTGTCCTTTATGCAAGAAGAGCGTTTTGCCAGCGGGATCATACTACATCTCCGTGACCAATGAGATGGTCGAACGAGAGCATCGTTTAAGGCGCCCTTGAATGTAACACATGAGACTGctatggtttttttttgatttcttgatttttgattttggaaGCCTATGCCTTCTGTGCCAACATGGGGATAGCGAGTACTATCAGTTGCATTTACTGAGCGAGGTGATTTGATGATTTTAaagtttttttctttttttgtatGATGATTCGATAGCGATTGAACTACTGGAATTTTAAACTCACGATCAACCAATTTTAAATCAAAGATCCAATTAGAGAACTACAAGATCAGTCGACCACTTATACGGCCTCTGTCCTGGGCATTTTTTTACATCTGGTCATTGGCCTATGACACAAACCCCACAAAGGTAGTCTAAGAGCAAAGCGTAGAAAAGCAAAATCCTCGAACAGGAGActttccattttcaactCTGAATTTTCATTCAATATTGTTAAAGTGAGAAAATGAACGAAAGCGCCACCAATTTAGAGCTTGCAGCTCGAGGCAGTGGAGTGGTATTGACACCTGGCTTTCAAGGCAATAATTTTGTCATCCCATGATTGGTCGCGGTGGGTCAACTCGCTAATCGCTAGCGTCCCACACACAACTTCTGCCTCTAGACGTTTTCTTCCTCGAACTTTTTGCGACAACGACAACCGACGACCTCGTACAGCCGACAAGGTACGCTCATCTTTTTTCGTTTAACACAAAATCCGCATTTCTCTAACCTACAACCGTCCAGATGGGTGCCCTCAAGTACGTGGAAGAAatccagaagaagaagcagtcCGATGTGATTCGCTTCCTGCTGCGCGTCCGATGCTGGGAGGTGAGACAATAACCCTTCTTCCCCGACTGCCTGACATCTCCGCCGAGCACTCGTGTGCGTTGCCTTAGGATATGCCGTTTTCATGGGGTATTGCTAGGCGGCTCGAACAAAAGTCATTCGGCGGAAATGATTGTGACACACAAGAATACCCTTCTGGGCTTCATGTGTCTTGCTATACACTCGTTGAACTTTGCTGAGAGTGCATAATATAGCTCCGCCAGCTGAACGCCATCCACCGTGCCTCGCGTCCCTCGCGCCCCGACAAGGCCCGTCGTCTCGGTTACAAGGCCAAGCAGGGTTACGTTATCTACCGTGCCCGTGTCCGCCGCGGTGGCCGCAAACGCCCTGTCTCCAAGGGTGCCACCTACGGTACGAGTCCTTCCTTTCGAAAGCAGATTTTCGGAGGTCTATGGGAATTTCTGGAATATTTTGGGGCTAACGTGTGGTTGTGTGAACAGGCAAGCCCACCAACCACGGTGTCAACCAGCTCAAGTACCAGCGTGCTCTCAAGTCCACCGCTGAGGAGCGTGTTGGCCGTCGCGCTGCTAACTTGCGCGTCCTGAACTCCTACTGGATCAACCAGGACTCCACCTACAAGTACTACGAGGTCATCCTTGTCGACCCCCAGCACAAGGCCATCCGCCGTGATGCCCGCATCAACTGGATCTGCAACCCCGTTCACAAGGTGAGTTTGGCTCGAAATCCAACTCTGATGCCCGGGAGCTTTGCTGATCAAGTTTTTCTTTCTAGCACCGCGAGTCCCGTGGCCTCACCGCCACTGGCAAGAAGTCCCGTGGTATCAACAAGGGTCACCGTTACAACAACACCAAGGCTGGTCGCCGCCACACCTGGAAGCGCCAGAACACCCAGAGCTACTGGCGTTACCGTTAAGTGCGGTAGTGCACTTTCACAGTGGTTTCGGCTGGATCATGTTGGCTACGGCATGTGGTCATTTATTCAGGCACTTTCCCAGACAGTGTTATCCACGCTGGGCTCAACTTTAATGCAGACCAGCCGGTTCTGTTGTTAGCCAAAAAGCCATCTTGTTCTATTTTCAATTCCCCTATTAACGAAGTATGACTGGTTCAACCCCATGCCACTGGTATTGTAGCATGTGTAGACATGTTTTTGGACCTTTATAACTAGCTCTAAGACTGTAATTGTGCCCATTGTGAGATCTGACTGGATTTCATATCCAAGTGATGCCAAGTCCAAGATGAAGCCGCGACAAACCCTAATGCAGCGCTAATTGCACTACCTCCCTCTGCCTCTAGTGCCCCACAGACCTAGAAGGTCACCAGATTGAGTGCACCGACGCCACGAACGAAGCCGGTCAATTCTACGTGGTCCCCGTTGACCTTTCAAAGAGAACAAAATTCCCGTAGACTGCGACGCAGCCAAGGTCAAGCAATACCGGTCAAAACGCTGAAGGAGATTATTAAAAGTTGCCCCCAAAGAAAGCACTCCAGGCACCCCTGTCCTGCTTGCTGCAGTACTATATGCCGCAGCAGACAGACAGAAATCCATGCTCTATTGCGGCTCCCCATCAACTAAGTCAAATGAAGTCTTCTAATTTACCTATCTgcattgatgatgatgaacCTCGCGAATGCGCGAAAGCCCGACAAGTACAGGACCAAGCTCAAGAAGATACCCATGATTAGAACCTCCAAGACGGGCACCCGGCTTAGCATGGCGCCCACGAGAACAACCTAGCTCACCAAGATGACGACTAAACCGACAACCTCTGTGCCCAGCAGGTCTAACGGAATGACCACGAAACCGCACACGACAAGTAGCTTGCCCTTGCTAATACCAACTGAGGTACCGCTACCCCTCTGACCTCTTTCGAGCGTTTACTTCCAGctatttccaaggttgtacggagtacatggaGAAGTATTTTGCACCAAGAATGCTTTTTTACACCGCCTTCTCATACGTCTACGAAGACATCTACAAAAGACTAGCTAAAAAAGGCCAGCTAAGAGATATCACAAGGCCACATAAGCGGCCCACTATTCTTGTTGAAGATTAAACCAAGTTCGAAAAGCTATTTACTACCTCCTACTTCTATTTATAACTTGTTTGCATCAGGAGAGAAGATCGTTCCCTTCACGGAACTCGACAGTATACGGAGTCAGTGCCGAATGGTGAGGAGTTTTGTTATCCCCGAATTAATGAATAAAATTCGATTGTTTTTCTCGAACTGGCTAGCCAATTGGTTAAAAGTTCAAAGACTACCATGGTGAAAACGCCTGGTGGAAGTCATGCGTGTACCACGAGCATGCTCACGTTCATCATGAGACAGGCGGTGTTGCAATCCCCTTACACGTCGCAGAATCCTTCAAAGGATGTTTCGATAGAGGATGAACCCATGTTTCTCGGAGCTGACAATGTCGACCCCACCAAGGACATGCCCCCTATTAAAGCTTGCCCACCATATTGCCAAGGATGAAGCCCAAAGCTTCTCCACCTTTACTTGTGACGATTCACGCTGGATGGCTTTTACTTCTTCGGCCTCATCTATGACCACCTAAGCTGGAGGGGTTTGCTATTCGGACTTTGATTTCTATGAGCTTCGGATACTTCGAAGTCtttgctttccttttttttttttttgcgtttgCTTCATGAGTCCAGGTCATATTACTGGAGCGCTTGCTTCTAATCTTTCCATCATCTAAACTTGCGATGGACCAGCCGCGTGCTGTAGCGGATCGCTAGGAACTAATACGTATCATTCTTGTAAATTGGGGATTCTTATAAACTTCTGTCTCTCATTAACGGATACGCGTCCTACAAAAATAGAATTGTCGCCTGTGATTTCAGGCAACAAATCCACAAATAGAACTGGAGTGCCTGAGGCAGGAAGAACTGCCTCCCCCCCCGGCCACTTTCCCAATCCGTCTACAGACTATGAAATGCTGCTGTAACGATCTATCACTCTTCCATTGGATTCTCAGGTGAGACAGTTCTTTATTTGGTGAGACTTGACTTGCTTACTGAAGTCCCATCCTCGCAATAGACCAACCTGTCATTTACCAAACAAAGAGGCCAAGCTCACTTTACTCGACTGCCTTACCCCTCGACTCCGTCTTCCACGATCTATTCGCATGTGTCTAGCACGAAGAACAAGCTTCACAAGCTCCACAAGCTGGATACCGTACTGGATAGGTTGAATTTGGTTAAATAAAACCCACCAAAATTGATGCGTCTCTATGCCGTCCCGGTCTGAACACCATCCGCCTGTCCCCCCGATCTCAGCTGCTAGCAACACCACCATTCCTGGAAAATACTCTTCTCAAAATTCTGGGCTCGAAACTAGCTCACGCCGTATAGTTCGGCCTCGCGATGCGTCAGTCATGCCCCCGTTAAACGACAGTACGCCCAAGGGTTCGCACCACCAAGCACATTCACGCTCGATCAGCAATCCTTTCGCTGGCTTGGGGCGAAAACGGGACAAGACAGCTCCAAAGCATGCGACTTGGGGCTctgacgacgatgatgacgatgaggtAACATATCCATTGAAGCCCGAGTCGTCAAGTCCCCGGAAAGGTGCAGCAGCTGGAAATGATATCGCCGAGGGCAAGTGCCAGACTTGTGATGCTACTGTCCGGTGGCCTCGACACTTGACGGTGTTTAGATGCACCGACTGCTTAATGGTCACAGACCTCGGGCCGATTTCTCATGAGTCAAAAGGCACCCCTCCACAAGGGACTCAGGGTGGGGCGTCCAAGTTGGCAAGCAAAGGTAACACCACTAATACGAGTTTTGCTTCCCAGTTTTATAGAAAATGCTAATTTGCTACCACAGTGTTTCTTTTGACGGCCAATCAAACTCGTGGTATGATCGGAGGATGTCTCAACATGTATTTTGATAGCCTTCTGGATAATGGCTCTCAGTCATGGTTGTCGCCGGACGACGACAGAACGAACGTACAGCTGCCTGATATTCCGCCAATGCAGGCTCATGAGCCAGGCCCAAATAATCTCGCGCCCCCGCGCACTGGGGATCCTCGAAGCCGTAGTGCTTCCCATTCCAATGAACGGGAACGGTTGGCGGCGTCAAAACAGAACTCCGGTTACTTGAAACCACAATCCACTCGCTGGGAGGGAAGTGACACGCCCGTCAGAGTCCGAGCAAATTCAGATCTCCGATCAACCCCAAAGCCAGACTGCCACCCACATGATGTCTCGCAAGCAGGGAACCCAGAGTTCCAAAGCTCCGACAATCGGACACACATTTTCAAACGGCTGGAAAATACCATCATCACTGCCTTCAAAGGTTGTGATTGCCTTAACGAATCCTTCACCACATACCCACCCCCTCGATCAGCCCGAGCAGCTAGTAGTGGTAATCCGCCGAGAATGAGGATGGAACCGACTACAATGCCCGAGCCAGCGCCTGACGCTCCTGTCTTTGAACCGGATGCCAAAACTCTTCTTTTGGGAGATTTGACTGAGAACTCTGCTTGGTGGATGAATGAATGGGCTGAGGCCGAAGGCCAAAACCCCGCGTATTCGAAAGAGAAGAGCGCTCCAAAGTCTCGGATGATATCATCCCGAAGTCCTCGGATCAACTGGACCGAGTTAGCACAGTGGTATCATTCGATTCTGTCTGCGGGGAATTCTTGGTCTGAGCTCTGGGCCGCCAAAAAACCTGATCCCACACGATCAGAAGCGGATTTGGCCCGAGCCAAGAGATGGGCGTCTATTGATCCGTCTTTAATTGGGAGACAAATCAGCGAGTCTCGATTGCATTTACAGCGGGCACTGTTGAAAGCTTCCGAGGCCCTGCTCAAGCGCCCGGGCCGTGTTCTGAAGAAACCAGAGGATGCCAGATTCTTGTTCATATTGCTAGCGAATCCTTTATTGTCTTCACCTGGGTCTTTTTGCCAGCATGCGCTCACCTCATCGTCTCATCGAGATGACAGGCGCCCCTCGCCTCCTAAAGACTACCCGAAGTCGGCGACCCGAGACGGAAACCCCTTGCAGAAAGAGTCGCCCAAGGCCCCTGCTCGTGTAGAGGGCTCCAGTCACCACTACGGAATCATCAAACGAATCCTGGGACTCATGTCTAACCTTCCCAATGACTGCCATCACTACATCGTGTCTTGGGCTTCCCGTTTCTCTGTTAGACATTTCGAGCGACTGATAGAACTTGTCGGTGGATTTCTCACTTACCGTTTGAGTCGTCAGCATGGGCGAAAACGCGCTCAAAAACCCCAAGAGGGAGATGATCTCATTCCGAGCTTCGCCAGTGCTTCGGGAAATACTGCCGCGGAACTTCACGCTGCGATTAATCGAACCACCACGATCAAGAAGCCTAACAAAAAGACCGATGACCCCATCGTATACGCCGAGGACTGGCAGGTCCGAGCGGCGGCAAGAGTAATGTCGCTGTTCTTTACGGCTAATATCTCCTCTGCAACGAGGAAATCGGATGGAACCCCACGCAGCCTGGAAATGTCCAAGAACGCAGGCCCTCCTCAAGGACATATGCTTCCGATAAGTATATTTTACAACACACTGCTGGACTATTCGGATCTAGTCACGGACTTCGAGACTTGGGAAGCCAAAGTCTCGAAGTTTTCGTTCTGTCAGTATCCCTTCCTCCTTAGCATCTGGGCAAAAATTCACATCATGGAACATGATGCGCGTCGTCAAATGGAAGTGAAAGCACGCGATGCTTTTTTCACTAGCGTCCTCAACCACACGGCGGTTAGTCAGTACCTCGTGTTGAAGGTACGGCGCGAGTGTTTGATTGAAGACAGTCTCAAGGGAGTGAGTGAAGTTGTTGGTACTGGCCAAGAGGAAATCAAAAAGGGTCTTCGGATCGAGTTTTCGGGCGAAGAAGGCATTGATGCTGGTGGCCTGCGGAAGGAATGGTTCCTTCTGCTTGTCCGAGAGGTCTTTGACCCGCTTCATGGTAAGAGTTTTCTACTTTCAGAGTGAAGTCACTTGCTAATTCAAAATAGGCCTCTTCGTCTACGACGATGATTCGCAGTACTGCTACTTCAATCCTTATTGCTTTGAGTCATCCGAACAATTCTTCTTGGTTGGGGTTCTTCTGGGTCTTGCCATTTATAACT
The nucleotide sequence above comes from Penicillium digitatum chromosome 1, complete sequence. Encoded proteins:
- a CDS encoding 60S ribosomal protein L15 — its product is MIGRGGRFLPRTFCDNDNRRPRTADKMGALKYVEEIQKKKQSDVIRFLLRVRCWELRQLNAIHRASRPSRPDKARRLGYKAKQGYVIYRARVRRGGRKRPVSKGATYGKPTNHGVNQLKYQRALKSTAEERVGRRAANLRVLNSYWINQDSTYKYYEVILVDPQHKAIRRDARINWICNPVHKHRESRGLTATGKKSRGINKGHRYNNTKAGRRHTWKRQNTQSYWRYR
- a CDS encoding Ubiquitin-protein ligase (Hul4), putative, whose amino-acid sequence is MPSRSEHHPPVPPISAASNTTIPGKYSSQNSGLETSSRRIVRPRDASVMPPLNDSTPKGSHHQAHSRSISNPFAGLGRKRDKTAPKHATWGSDDDDDDEVTYPLKPESSSPRKGAAAGNDIAEGKCQTCDATVRWPRHLTVFRCTDCLMVTDLGPISHESKGTPPQGTQGGASKLASKVFLLTANQTRGMIGGCLNMYFDSLLDNGSQSWLSPDDDRTNVQLPDIPPMQAHEPGPNNLAPPRTGDPRSRSASHSNERERLAASKQNSGYLKPQSTRWEGSDTPVRVRANSDLRSTPKPDCHPHDVSQAGNPEFQSSDNRTHIFKRLENTIITAFKGCDCLNESFTTYPPPRSARAASSGNPPRMRMEPTTMPEPAPDAPVFEPDAKTLLLGDLTENSAWWMNEWAEAEGQNPAYSKEKSAPKSRMISSRSPRINWTELAQWYHSILSAGNSWSELWAAKKPDPTRSEADLARAKRWASIDPSLIGRQISESRLHLQRALLKASEALLKRPGRVLKKPEDARFLFILLANPLLSSPGSFCQHALTSSSHRDDRRPSPPKDYPKSATRDGNPLQKESPKAPARVEGSSHHYGIIKRILGLMSNLPNDCHHYIVSWASRFSVRHFERLIELVGGFLTYRLSRQHGRKRAQKPQEGDDLIPSFASASGNTAAELHAAINRTTTIKKPNKKTDDPIVYAEDWQVRAAARVMSLFFTANISSATRKSDGTPRSLEMSKNAGPPQGHMLPISIFYNTLLDYSDLVTDFETWEAKVSKFSFCQYPFLLSIWAKIHIMEHDARRQMEVKARDAFFTSVLNHTAVSQYLVLKVRRECLIEDSLKGVSEVVGTGQEEIKKGLRIEFSGEEGIDAGGLRKEWFLLLVREVFDPLHGLFVYDDDSQYCYFNPYCFESSEQFFLVGVLLGLAIYNSTILDVDLPPFAFKKLLSAAPHANGPQTATSMRSTFKCTLEDLAEYRPALAKGLRGLLEFEGNVAETFCYDFVAQVDRYGEIISVPLCSNGENRPVTNSNRREFVDLYVHYLLDTAVARQFEPFKRGFFTVCGGNALSLFRPEEIEMLIRGSDEALDVNSLKAVATYDNWSHPRPESVPVVRWFWDFFEKSQPQDQRKILSFITGSDRIPAMGATSLVIRLACLGDDCPRYPIARTCFNTLGLYRYPTREKFQRLLWDAVVNSEGFGLK